The Antechinus flavipes isolate AdamAnt ecotype Samford, QLD, Australia chromosome 4, AdamAnt_v2, whole genome shotgun sequence genomic interval GCGGTTTCAAGGTTccatgggggtggggggggctaGGAGAGGGCGGGGCGGCAAGCGGGGGGCCCCCTTGAAACCGACTAATTGGGAACCGAGAGGCCGAGGTGAGGGCTGGAATAGGCACAAAGGAGTCGCTGGGCAGGGAGGGGGCTGGTGGAAAGGAGAGGATAGAtgagtggaggaggaagaggaggagaggaaaggaagccTAGCTAAGCAGCTTCAGCGGCTCAGTCTGGCCGGGAAGAGCAAGCAGGCAGGCACAGtccccccctcccctgcccctaCTCCCCAACTTTTTCAACCGAGAAAAGTTTGGAAGGGGAGGAGGCTGCCGACTGGAGCTGCTGTGATCTTGGGgcgaggggagggggggggaaacCTGTGACCGAAAGtggagggggggggcggccagcaTGCGGCCCCCCAGCGCCTTGCCCCGTCTGTTGCTGCCTCTGCTGCTGCTCCCCGCCGCCGGCCGGGCCCAGTTCCACGGGGAGAAAGGGATCTCTATCCCGGACCACGGCTTCTGCCAGCCCATCTCCATCCCGCTCTGCACGGACATCGCCTACAACCAAACCATCATGCCCAATCTACTGGGCCACACGAACCAGGAGGACGCCGGGCTCGAGGTGCACCAGTTCTACCCTCTAGTGAAGGTGCAGTGTTCGCCGGAGCTGCGCTTCTTCCTGTGCTCCATGTATGCGCCAGTGTGCACCGTCCTGGAGCAGGCCATCCCGCCGTGCCGTTCCATTTGCGAGCGCGCCCGCCAGGGCTGCGAGGCGCTCATGAATAAGTTCGGCTTCCAGTGGCCCGAGCGCCTACGTTGCGAGCATTTCCCCCGCCACGGAGCCGAGCAGATCTGCGTGGGCCAAAATCATTCAGAGGACGGGGGGCCGGCGCTGCTCACCACCGCCCCCCCGGGACTGCAGCCCGGAGGAGGGGGCACCCCCGGAGGCCCCGGAGGCGGCGGCAGCGGAGGCGCTGGGGGAGGCTCCCCACGCTACGCCACCTTGGAGCACCCCTTCCACTGCCCGCGGGTACTTAAAGTGCCCTCCTACCTCAACTACAAGTTCTTGGGCGAAAGGGACTGCGCCGCCCCCTGCGAGCCGGCGCGCACCGACGGCTCCATGTTCTTCTCGCAAGAGGAGACGCGTTTTGCCCGCCTGTGGATCCTCACCTGGTCCGTACTCTGCTGCGCCTCCACCTTCTTCACCGTCACCACCTACCTGGTGGACATGCAGCGCTTTCGGTACCCGGAGCGACCCATCATCTTCCTCTCGGGCTGCTACACCATGGTGTCGGTGGCCTACATCGCGGGCTTCGTGCTGCAGGAACGGGTGGTTTGCAACGAGCGCTTCTCGGACGACGGCTACCGCACGGTGGTGCAGGGCACGAAGAAGGAGGGCTGCACCATTCTCTTTATGATGCTCTACTTCTTCAGTATGGCCAGCTCAATCTGGTGGGTCATCCTCTCTCTTACCTGGTTCCTAGCCGCCGGCATGAAATGGGGCCACGAAGCCATCGAGGCTAACTCTCAGTATTTTCACCTGGCAGCCTGGGCTGTGCCTGCCGTGAAGACCATCACTATCCTGGCCATGGGGCAGATCGACGGCGACCTGCTGAGCGGCGTCTGCTTCGTGGGGCTCAACAGCCTGGACCCGCTGCGGGGCTTCGTGCTGGCGCCTCTCTTCGTTTACCTGTTCATCGGCACCTCTTTCCTGCTGGCTGGCTTTGTGTCCCTTTTCCGTATCCGCACTATCATGAAACACGACGGTACCAAGACGGAGAAGCTGGAGAGGCTCATGGTGCGTATCGGTGTCTTCTCCGTGCTCTACACCGTGCCAGCCACCATCGTCATCGCCTGTTACTTCTATGAGCAGGCATTTCGGGAGCATTGGGAACGCTCTTGGGTCAGCCAGCATTGCAAGAGTCTCGCCATCCCATGCCCGCTGCAGTACACGCCGCGCATGTCTCCCGACTTCACCGTCTACATGATTAAATACCTCATGACCCTCATTGTGGGTATCACGTCGGGGTTCTGGATCTGGTCTGGCAAGACTCTCCATTCATGGAGGAAGTTTTACACCCGGCTCACTAACAGCAGACACGGGGAGACTACCGTCTGAGGACACCACACCTCCCGCCCACCCCGTCCTtgcccctctccccttccttcacttctctccagCTCTCCTGTAGTTGAGGAAAGTGCAGATCCAGAGTGTGAGGAAGAATGACTTTCTGACCAAGGGGTACGAGTtgggaggggttggggaaggcccacaaacttattttatttttttaaaataaatctaaaccattttttgggttttttttttagatcgtatttccccaccaaaaaaacttttttgcacCCTTCCCCCAAGGTTTGTAATTAAAACTGTAAATAGCCTTtgtaaatttaattatatattttctatttaaaaagaaaaaaaggaaaaaaaagaccagCGAGAGACACCGCAGGCTGGGTTGGGTagttgggggggtggggtgaggtGACCCCTTTTTTGATaccctcccttttcccctaagGTACGAAGTTTTTGGTGATTTGGCAGGGCTGGGCCTGTCGGAGGAGCCACCAAGACTGAATGCTGTTTTTGTTGGCTGTGAGGGATTTCTTACAGTTGAACTTCTTAAAAGCCAAATTTTGTGAGCCTTTCCCCTGACGCCGGAGCTGTGGAAGCTATTCTGTATTAACGGACAAGTCTTGGatgaatatttctctctctctctctctctctccctctctctctctctctctctctctctctctctctctctctctctctctctctctctctctctctctctctctctctctctctctctccccctttttcctctttctttctctctcctctcccccccttctCTATTTCTGGAAATCTACCAAGAGAGATGAAGacgtggaaaaaaaaaaggtgggggaatCGGTGGGTTGAGAATATGGAATGGCCTAATCCGAGCTCCCCAGCCTCCTTTCCAGCCAATGTGAGAATCTCTCTCCCTTTAACTTTGTTTTCGACGAACTacaccacccccaccccaagtTTGGATTTGTTGGGATAGCTGTATTGTGAAATGTGGGTCTCTTAAACAAAAGGGTATCCCCAACTTGAAACTCAACCGGCTTCTCCCTTCTGCCGTCGGTTTGAGGTCCCTGGGTACCGGTGGCAAATTGTCCCTTAATTCTCTGCCTTCCTCTAAGCCAGCCCCCCCAAATTTATCCCCCCTCACCAGAACTACCTATACTCCTGGTACAGACTATCACTTGgagcatgtatgtgtgtgtgtgcctgcttaaaaaaaaaaaaaaaaaaacaataaaagtacGTAAGAGATGGGGAGGGACTGGTGGGGATTTGAGAGTTCTTCCTAACAAAAGACTGGTTTTCTTTTCAAGTTTCTTTTCAAACTTGACCAGAAGAAAAGGTGGGTATTGGCTGTATGTAAAGGTGGGACGTGGGGCTAAACTGAGGTGTTTACATGACATTCTATCTCTCAAAATCCATAGAATGTTTATAACAGATGTTTCTTAtcgtttttttttcctgaaataaaattCGAAACTTAAAAAGTCATCAGCTTGAAGAGTATAAAATATCTTCTTTGTGTTTGTCTTTTAGAGAAAACTCCCAAGCTCTTCCACCTTTCCCTAACCCTTCCCTTTGGTGGTATTAAGGactattttgtagttttattgAATAACACTGATTTCTGTCTTCTTGAGACCAGGGACTTAGTTTTAAGAGaattttcattgaaaattatCACAAAACggtgtttttaaaaagaagtaaagggATTTGAAGGATGTCAGGTGTGGGACTTAACTCACTTTTTTGACCATCTTGGTGTGTCAGTCGTGCAAATtaaaccataataataataataaggtgtATTTAATTATCTTTGGGAGATCTAGCCCTTTAATTGTATTTAACTGGGCTGTAACATTTTATTGGTTTAACCAAACCAcacctcctccctctcccacctTTAGCAACATAGGAGAGAGGGTGATGGGCAGATAATGAATCTGGAGACTTTACAGGTCTTTCTGTTtagatgggggaaagaaaaatagtCTCTTGGCCTTTCCACACCCTGCCCTGTTTTAGGATCCTCTTTTTAGAATAGTGGGCCAAGACTACTTGGCTGGTTAAAATCCTTACAGGAATAAGGGTAATTTTAAGTGGGAAGAgtagaagagaagggaaattagAAATTGTTTGCTATTAATTAAAGTCCGGATGAGTGTATTGTTTGGAATAATGAAATTGAAGGGGAAAACACCACTCCTTTGAACTAAGCATCTGGATGGCTAAGACTGCAAAGAATTTTCACTGAATAATCAAGAACCCTTGAAGTCCAGGTCTAAGACTCCTCCTCAAATTCAGGAATTTGGAAGGACCTGAAGTTTGTGTTTTTGGGGGAACTCAAAACAGAATCACCAGGGAAGAGTTAAACAAGTTGTTAGCTTGTACGTGTATCCCCCTCAAAATGGTGGAAAAACCCTTTGGATCTGGTTTGATTTTTCCAGTGGCTTCGATCTTAttaggggggagggggaaggcaaGAAGGGGCAGAGGAGGAGGGTACATATAATCCTTTTGTTGATTTGAGAAATGATTAGACTGAACTAAACTAGGGCTTTGGGATatggtgtgtgcatgtgtgtgtggtgtgtgtgtatgtatatgtgtgcacattATGTGCATTTGTGTACATGCATAAATTATACTGTAGATGTATAACATGTATCATACATGTCTATGTGGAAGTATCCATGCCTTCCTTTGGAAATTATTCTGTCCCACTCCCCTTCATCTACTCCTTTGTCTGTTTTTAGGAGTGATGGAATGAGGTAATTTTGAAGGCTGAAATGGGGTTCTGgccaagcaggaaaaaaaaaaaatctccccccCTTCTAAAAAGGGGGCAGGGAGAACTGAGAATGTGGAGAAATTAACAAAGCAAAAAAGTTTGGTGGCttaaaagggggagagagaaaactagttttatcattttctttttggttaagCCACTCCCCTTGATTCCCCTTTCTCAAGGAAATAGGTTGAAGACACTGATCTTGAGTACAGTAGTATGGAAGTCTCCCTAtccctttactttaaaaaaaaaaattgttagaagGCCATTTTATGATGAAGTGAAGCAGATGGAGAATCATGGaataaaatgcatagaaaaatgaaaagacaaaaatctgaGCTTACTGTGAGATATAAGAAAAAGTTCACTTAGACTTTCTTACCCCACTTCTTTCTTCCTGTGacagaaaaactcaaatgaaatgTGGAATTGGAGATTGTGAGATTCCAAATCTTCCAGAAATGGGAATCTGTTTCTACTTTGTCACTATACTGGTTAGAGTCCCTCTCTGGGAGATTTAGGCCCAAGGGTTGATAGAGGGGCTGGCATTTCAGAGTAATACCCTCACCTGCAGGGCCATGCTGAACATTTTCCTAAACTAGCCCAGGGCATCCACTAGGGCTGAGTTCCTGATCCTCCACCCACCAAGAACAAAAAAACCTGTTCCTGTCTTCCAAGATTTATTGATTCTCTTGAATTTTCCCCTAGTTTCATTGATCTCTTCCTAAGGCACTAACTACCATTTTCCTCCTGTGCCCACCCTACTGCTCTTGAAAACttttccattagtttttttttaaattccccttTAAGAGGCTCCTGTAAGAGCCAATGGTAGAAAAAGCCATTTCAGTTTTCCAAGACAAAACTCTTCTGTGTGAATCCTGGGAGGGAGCAGGGATGGGGGCAGTACTCGGCCAGAACCCCAAGCCACTGAGCTCCTGGATTATTCCAAGAATCCCAGCAAGAGGCAGGTCACTTCCTCCACCTGGACTGAGGCCCTGGAAATGTCCAGGGAGGAAAATAGGGGAAATACTCTTTATCCCCAGGTCTCACCCCACGAGGAACATGTCTATCATTGCACTGGATATCTTTTTTGAAACGTGAAAGTGGAAATAGTGGTACCAAGCTCTGAAAAACCATTTTGCTCAGGTTACAGAGTGGTTCTGATGTCTTTAagaaacctatttccatattttttagtTACCCTCCTTCCTGATATTCCTAATAGGAAAGAGTGCTGGATCAAGTCACTTAGGTAACCTACAACTGAGGGACCTAAGGAGAGTCAATTCAGCTATGTGAAGTTTGAGGAACCTCGGGGTCCCCTTAAACCTGTTCTTGCCCATGGGCAGCTAGGTGTGGCAGTGGATAGTCTCAGGAGACTTGAATTGAAATCCACCCTTAGCTatagtctcttcatctgtaaaagtgtgagcataatagcacctatctcccagggttgttgtgaagatcaaatgaggtctTTTTAAAGCTCATTGCACACTTTAAAATGTTGTTTCTGCTCTCTTCATCTGCACCTTTCACCAAGGCAACAAATGTATACAGATCTAAAAGTGAGACAATTTAGTAATTTTCATTGTAAAAGGAGCTAGGAATGGTAATAGGCTTTGTGAGAGTGGATGGGATGAAGAATTTCTGGGTTCCTCATGCAAGGAGTTCTGAACTATAATCCATAGATTCCTAGATAATATCTGAAGAGAAATGGGGGAAACTGTCATTAACTCATGTTATCCAAGGGAAGGAGATAGATTTTAGAGGATTTGTGAATTTGGATgaaaaaaagttacaatttttACTACATATAGTTATCTCTTTACTGTATATAATGCCACATACTTGTGCAGTCTTATGTACAgttactttattttatgcatttgtgtattttattttatgcatttaaagattattctgagaaggggttcaaaGTTTCTCTAGACAGCTAAGGGTATCGATGCAATAAAAAGGTGAAGAAACTGCTTTAAATGGTTTTGCTTTCAAAACTGGAGAGTACTTGGTGGAAAAGATGGTTGGATTTGGCGGGGAGCTAGAGGGTGGAGGCCAAGCTAGTTTGAACAAAACAGAGCTGAAGTGGCTTCTTTGCTCTCATTTCTCTGCTCTGTTTTGCTGCTTGTCCTGCCCCAGCTTtaaggaggtggggggagagagaaatggaataggtccctctcccttctctgatTGGACAGAGATGTCCTCCTCGCCTGAGCGCACAGGGCATACATTCAGGAACACTCTTCATCAGGGCGGTGGGCTTTGAAGCTGGCTAATTAGGACTGGAGCTTTTCACAGCTGGCTTCTTTTGagcccctttcccctccccctctccccttcacGATCAGAGGAACCCCTGCCcagttcctcctcctcctccttccgaGACCCTGCAGCTCATTGAAACCACCTGAGGAGGCCCTAGCATTTGGGGACTGGAAGAACAGAGCAGCTAAAAGAAAGTGGAATGGGCTTTGGGGAGGTGAACATACatatatggatgtgtgtatgtttatttatttatcctaaGGGCCGGGACATAAATCCTCAGAGCTAAAGAGTACTTAAAACATCTTAGTCTCTACTCCGGCCCTCCCCCTTGCCTCTATACAggctgggggggaagggggcattctcttccctccctacTCCCCTTCATTCCTGTCCCAGCTGTGAAGAAGAGCCAGCACCCTAGCTGGGGGCTGGACGCCAGGGCCCCTTTGTTTGAAAGCCAAGCTCTCTGAAGCCTCCAGCCCCCAAACCGAGCCCTTATAATTAGTCCCAATCAGGGTGATTATTTGTGTTTATGTCGGGACCTTTTTCGGAACTCACATCCCCAACTGTGATTTCATTCCAGACctggggggtgggagtggagaggagagggagggttAAAGAAATGGGATATGTGGCTATgtagggggagaaggggggatggtgggaggggaggtgggaaagaaTTAGGGGAACAGAGGAAGGATGGGAGGAGAAAGTTGGTGAGGAGAGGAatgagaggggagaggggaaaaagaagagggaggggaaattgTCCTCCTGGTTTCACAAATGTTGAAACTGCAGGGCCCCTCTTAGTCTCACTCTGCAGGGTTACTAGCTGGGTCAGGAAGGAGCCCCAGCATCCTGACCCCCAGCCTGAAGCTGTCGGCCTTCCTGGCAGACTCTGTGGGTGGGTGGGCTTGTGCCAATCGGAAATGACTTGGACATAATTAACCCAAATAATCACCAGCACCAGCCCCTGGGGTGGATGGAAGGGGGgtggccaggccagccaccactgGGCCAGCCGCCACCATTCCCCCAGATACTTCTCTGTTTTTCtacacactctctctccttctctctctctctctctctctctctctctctctctctctctctctctctctctctctctctctctccctccctcctttctctctctctctctccctcctttctctctctctctctctctctctctctctctctctctctctctctctctctctctctctctcctttctctctctctctctctctctctctctctctctctctctctctctctctctcttctctctgtctctttttctctctcttcttctctgccCCCCTCCCCAGCTGCTGCCTGAGGCATCCTAGCTTGCATTTCAGAAATTTCTGGATGGTGGAGTCACTGAAAGAAGAGGGAGGCGGAGTGTCTGCGGTCTAGAGGATGGCCTCCCCTTATCTCCTCTGGGCCTGTCACTGTGCCCCCCTCCCTCTGTCCAGCTCTGAAAGAATACTTCTTGGGTAGACGACGATTGCCTGGCTGGGGGGAGTGGGGCTGGCTGAGGTTGGGGGCAGCTTGGAGatagtgaggggaaggaggagggccGAAGTCCCTCCAGGTAGCCCTGAGGGAGAGGGGGGCAGGAGAGGCAGCATTGGCCCGGATTCATGAGCTCTTCCTAGGCTCTGGACCTCAAAAGAAGCTTTCAGAGTTGTAATATGGCTTGAATGAagatttgtctttgtatcctgtGCTCTGGGTGGTGTGGTGTGTGGCAAGCTGGGGGAAGGAAGGCAGAATGTTACATGTGTATGTTAACTAGTCATttgttcaacaaacattaagcacttattatctGTGAGGCAGAGGAGCCACCATGATGTGTGGAGAGAGGGCAGCAGGCCTCTGAATCAGGAAGGACTGGGTTCATGTATTGCCTGTGactctgtaaaattaggggattggACTCAAGGgtctctaaaatctcttttaattcaAAATCTATCAGCTTATGCTATtctatgtgatcctagacaaatcattttaaatttctccttGCTATAGGGTAACTCTAAAATGGCAAATCACAGATAAAGTGCCAACATATACCGGTATTATTCAGAGAGTCCCTATGTCAAAGAAGGCACCTATTCCTAGCCGATGTATAAGTATTGTGATAACTATAAAAAGGGGTAAAAATTCAGTTTCTAGTTCATGCCTTTATCCTATCTTATTTGGATTATCAGTCTCTACCCACAATAATCTATCTTTCACTCAGCTGACAGTGATTTTCATAAAATCACATAAATTTAGTATCATAAATCATAAACCTATATCAGACCCTCCTCATTTAATTACCTCCAGTGTCTCTTAATCATCTCCAGAATTAAGATCAATATGGTCCTCTTGGCCACTGCCACCTCATTAATAGAgacacattttaattttattctcaccAAAGGCACATTAGGAGGACCCCGGATATATAAAGTCATGTCGACACTATTTGGAAACCTcaagtttataaatatatagaaacaacTATCTATTAGCCTTATATAAACTAAGGCTTTCCTGACGAGATTGGAGGGAAAGGTGGACCTTGGACAAGAAGTTTTTTAATGATGGGAACATGGGGATGACAGCCTGGTTATGACATGCATTTCAGGCTTACAGAGACCCATGAGGTGGGGTAGCAGTCTCCAGATTAACATTTGGAAGAAGCCCACATCATTCCACCTTACTGGCAGATGTTGATATCCAGGGACAAAGCGAACTGTGGGAGTGTTAGTAAAAAATCTAAttggaaggggcagctaggtagtgtagcaaatagagcatcagccctgaagtcaggagggcctgagttcaaatacagcctcacatatgtactagctgtgtgaatttgggcaagtcatttaactgtgatttctttaaaaaaaaaaaatccaaatggggccTTCTAATTCAGGGTCCACTATGAACAAGTAAAATACCCAATGTCTTTTCCTTCCTATAGCTCAAAAAGGTCTATGGAATCTCTCAACCTCAGTTCCTGGCCTAGCCAATGTTTCTATGGTAGAAACATCCATTCTGTTTAGGCTAGAGAATTATAATTCGTCCATAGGACTGTCTTAAATCACTGTGGTTGCTTCCTCCTTGCCTGAGGGCACAAGAAGTTCCCCAGATTAGCAGACAAAGATCACTGTAGCTCATTGTTCTCAAATTCACCTTAGTTTGATTTTCTGGGACTGGAACAGTATATGTACCTGGAGCCTCTGAATAtgttacaggggtcctcaaacttttaaaatagggagccagttcagtgtccctcagactgttgaagggccggattatagtaaaaacaaaaactttgttttgtgggcctttaaataaagagacTTTATTTATCCCCCTGGGTGAGGAGTTATTGATCAATTTGATGAATTCCTCAATTAATGTGATGAGATGATAGGGCACAGCCCTTTATTTGGAAGCAACTAAGGGGTACTTCCACATAGAATTTAGGGTTATGTCCTCTTCTGATAGGACCCAGGGACTCACTCTTCTTATTTACCCTGACCCAGTATATAAAGGTGAGCTGGGAGACCAAtttagtatacacacacacacacacacacacacacacacacacacacacacccctttcccCATTCACTTAGACTTTAAGAGTGTAGATCAATATGCAACAGAACAGACTTGTATTGTTGAGGATGAGGAAACCTGTGCATGGATCCAGGTAATGCAGTTCTCCCTAGAAACACATGGCAAGCTGACTGTATTTGCCCAGGTGTCCTGAGAAGAGCATTTCTGGCTGCTTTCTGCTCTACTGTTTTGAGCACATCAGAAAGCAGAGATCTGAAAATGCACTTTCCTAGCTCCGGAGCTGGTTGCAATCAGGGCACTATCCTGTACCTTGTACTGTATGCAGCACTCTTTCTGGGCTTACTCCACCTGCTTTCAGGTTGGGTCTCTAGAGAGTGACTGCTATCTCAGTTTGTAGTATTGTAACAAATCCATgggatacatatacatatactatagcCCATGAGCCCCTATTAGTGTGCTTCCCATTAACAGTCATAGATTCTGTTA includes:
- the FZD2 gene encoding frizzled-2, which produces MRPPSALPRLLLPLLLLPAAGRAQFHGEKGISIPDHGFCQPISIPLCTDIAYNQTIMPNLLGHTNQEDAGLEVHQFYPLVKVQCSPELRFFLCSMYAPVCTVLEQAIPPCRSICERARQGCEALMNKFGFQWPERLRCEHFPRHGAEQICVGQNHSEDGGPALLTTAPPGLQPGGGGTPGGPGGGGSGGAGGGSPRYATLEHPFHCPRVLKVPSYLNYKFLGERDCAAPCEPARTDGSMFFSQEETRFARLWILTWSVLCCASTFFTVTTYLVDMQRFRYPERPIIFLSGCYTMVSVAYIAGFVLQERVVCNERFSDDGYRTVVQGTKKEGCTILFMMLYFFSMASSIWWVILSLTWFLAAGMKWGHEAIEANSQYFHLAAWAVPAVKTITILAMGQIDGDLLSGVCFVGLNSLDPLRGFVLAPLFVYLFIGTSFLLAGFVSLFRIRTIMKHDGTKTEKLERLMVRIGVFSVLYTVPATIVIACYFYEQAFREHWERSWVSQHCKSLAIPCPLQYTPRMSPDFTVYMIKYLMTLIVGITSGFWIWSGKTLHSWRKFYTRLTNSRHGETTV